GCGGCAGCTTCATCCTTCACTGCTTCGTCGATGCGCGCGCGCACGAAAGCGGTAGCGGCCATTGGAACCTCCTTGGTCAAGCCGATAATGTAGCTCAGTTGAGCAACAATTTCAATCCAGGCAGAGGACATGCGCCTGCCGCTGGCGCGGCACCGTGGCCCTACTCGCTAAGCTCCCCAAGCCCGCAAGCGGTCTTGGCCCAAGGTGACGACTCACATGGCGGAGGGCGAGATCGCAAGCGGGATCTCGCTGCATGGTGCCGGCGTGCACCGGCGTCGCTCCTGTTTGAAGGGGGAAAGGCGGTTCCGGCCGCCTCTCCCCCGCAACGGGATTAGACGGGGCCGTGCCTCGCTGCGCTGCGGCCGCTCCACCCCCATCGAATCCCGCTGCCCCCCTCTCTCGCCGGCGTTCTTGGGCGTCCGTGTTCCGGCCGATGGCATGGCCATCGCCGGACAGGCGATTTGAAGGGAGTAAGGACGATGACCCACCAAACCCGCGAAAGCTGGCTCAATGCCGTGGCGTTGGGCATGACTCCGCTGTTCGAGGCGCTGGACGCCCCCCTGCCCGACCGCGTGCGCGTGGCGATCGGCTTCACCAGCAGAGGCGCGAAGGGCAAGGCGATCGGCGAGTGCTGGGATAATCGGTTGAGCGCGGACGGGCATTTTGAAATCTTCATCCGCCCGGACCTGGCGCACGCGCCCGACGCGATGCCGGCGCAGATCGCGGCCATCCTCGCGCATGAGCTGGTCCATGCCGCTGTCGGCATCCCGGCAGGGCATGGGAAGGCGTTAAACGGGTCGCCCTTGGGCTGGGCCTAGTCGGGCCGATGCGCGCCACCACCCCCGGCGAGGCGTTCCTTGCGGCCATCACGCCGATCCTCGCCGATGTTGGCCCCCTCCCCCATGCCCGTCTCGACACGGACGGAGAGTCGACCGCACCCAAGAAGCAGAAAACCCGGATGCTCAAATGCGAGTGCGCGGCGTGCGGCTATACCGTGAGGACCGCGCGCAAATGGCTTGAGCAGGCCGGAGCGCCGCTTTGCCCGATCGAGGATCACGGCCAGATGCAGCATGAACCGCTGGACGATGACAGCGAGGATGAGGGCGGCGAGGATAGCTAGACCGCCCTCCCCTCCCCGCAATTCGGGGTTTCATTGACGCTGCGCGCAAGTTCGGGGTTTCGTTGACGCAGCCGAACCGAGCCAATATGGCCACATGCAAACATGCGGTCATGTAAGGATATTCACATGCCAACAATCGCGATCATTAGCCAGAAGGGCGGCGCGGGCAAGACCACCCTCGCCCTGCATCTGGCCGCAGCCGCCGAGGATTCCGGGCATACCGCCCTTGTGATCGACCTCGACCCACAGGCGACGGCGAGCCAGTGGGCGGCATGGCGACAGGATGCGCCCCCGGTCGTGATTGACAGCGCACCCCCTCGCCTTGCCGCCAAGATCGAGCAGGCGACGGGCCAGGGCGCGGCGTTCATCGTGATCGACACCCCGCCCCATGCCGACAGCGCGGCGAGCGCCGCCGTCGAAGCGGCCGACCTGGTGCTGATCCCTTGCCGCCCCAGCGCGTTCGACCTGGCCGCGATCAAGACGACCGCCAGCCTTGTGAAGATGCGCGGCAAGCCCGCGTTCGTGATCTTCACGGCGGGAAGCCCGACCGCGCCGCGCATGTATGACGAGGCCGCGCAGCTCGTGCAGGATTATGGGCTGGACGCCTGCCCGCACCATATCGCCGATCGTGCCGCCTTTCGCCATGCGGCGGCCGAAGGCAAGACGGCGATGGAGATCGAGCCGAACGGCAAGGCGGCCGACGAGGTGCGCCAGCTTTACAAGTGGACATGCGGGCATGTAAACATGCAAGCATCGAAGAAGCGGAGGGCCAGCGCATGAGCAGCCGGAAAGGATCATTGCTTGCATTGCGGGATCGCGATGCAGCACCAGCGCCGGCGACGGCCGAGCCGGAGGGGAGGGCGGCCGCACCGATCGCCCGCAGCTCTGGCACGGGCACCGGCAGCGGATCGAGCAGCAGCCCGGTTGCGCCGAGCCGTCAGGGCAAGAAGGCCATGACGGGCTATTTCAGCCCGGAGATGTCCTTCGCCATGCACATGACCGCTCGCAAGCACGGCATGAGCTTGCAGGACGCAATGGCCGAGGCGTTCAACGACTGGCTGCGAAAGATGGGGGAAAGCCCTGTAGGCAAGTAACCATGTTCACATGCAAACATGCAGGCATGTGAACATGGCCGCTTGCCATAGGGCGGGAATCAGCGCAGCGGCTTGCGTTCGTGCCGTTTCTTGCAGAAGCCGAGGAAGGCGGCGCGGGGGCTTTTCAGTTCGGGCTTACCCATGTCGTGCCACCACGACACCCATTCGTCATAAAGCGCGTAAACGTCATAACCTGGCGCGGCCGTCTTGGCGTCGTGCATGGTTTCAGGGTCGATATAGGGCGCATCGTCGGCGACGGCGACCGGATCGGGCTTGGACTTGAGGCCCGAGCGGTTGCGGAACAGGATTACGTCATCGTCCATCGTCACGGCATAATCGGGGAAATGGCCGTGGTCCGCGTCATGCTCGCAGACCTTCTTGACCAAGGCCCGGAATACCCGGAGCGGGCTGTTCGAGCCGCATTTCTTTTGCAGCAGCTCTAGGCCGATCTTCCATTCGTCCTTCACGCCGCAATGCTTGCGCGCCAGCTCATACATGCGCCGCTCGAACGGCTTGCGGAGCCGGAAATAGTCCCGGTGGAGCGTCAGGACGTTCTTGCTGATGACCGAGCGATAGACCCAATCCGACAGGGTGATTTCGAGATCGAGCATCCGCCCGTCGAACGTCTTGCGGGTAATCTTGGCTTCTTCGATCAGGCCGAAAATCCGCGTTTCCTCGATACCGCCCGTTTGAATGTTGGTCCGCACCGTGGTCCCGCGCAAGCGGGTGAGGGCGTCGGCCATCAGCCGATAGCCTTCGCCGCTGGTTTGCCGGTTGGTGGCGACGAGCATGTCATAGGCTTGCAGGCGCACCGTGCGGCTAGGTTGCTCGCCCTGGTTCATCTTCGCAACGAGCTGCGAAATGCAGTAGATCAATATGTCCTTGTCGTGGATCGTCGCCAGACCCTTGCCCGAGGGGATAATCTCGATGACGTTGCCGTTATGCTCATAGCGTCGCGTCCGGTTGTCGGGCTTGGTCGAGAGCGAAAACACCGGGTGCTCCA
Above is a window of Novosphingobium sp. EMRT-2 DNA encoding:
- the parA gene encoding ParA family partition ATPase; protein product: MPTIAIISQKGGAGKTTLALHLAAAAEDSGHTALVIDLDPQATASQWAAWRQDAPPVVIDSAPPRLAAKIEQATGQGAAFIVIDTPPHADSAASAAVEAADLVLIPCRPSAFDLAAIKTTASLVKMRGKPAFVIFTAGSPTAPRMYDEAAQLVQDYGLDACPHHIADRAAFRHAAAEGKTAMEIEPNGKAADEVRQLYKWTCGHVNMQASKKRRASA
- a CDS encoding ribbon-helix-helix domain-containing protein; translation: MSSRKGSLLALRDRDAAPAPATAEPEGRAAAPIARSSGTGTGSGSSSSPVAPSRQGKKAMTGYFSPEMSFAMHMTARKHGMSLQDAMAEAFNDWLRKMGESPVGK
- a CDS encoding replication initiator protein A is translated as MTIGPAPSLFDAPIVAPASAVDGDDRTPLLPVRHPNQDLFICDVLDAIPKDDMASMEHPVFSLSTKPDNRTRRYEHNGNVIEIIPSGKGLATIHDKDILIYCISQLVAKMNQGEQPSRTVRLQAYDMLVATNRQTSGEGYRLMADALTRLRGTTVRTNIQTGGIEETRIFGLIEEAKITRKTFDGRMLDLEITLSDWVYRSVISKNVLTLHRDYFRLRKPFERRMYELARKHCGVKDEWKIGLELLQKKCGSNSPLRVFRALVKKVCEHDADHGHFPDYAVTMDDDVILFRNRSGLKSKPDPVAVADDAPYIDPETMHDAKTAAPGYDVYALYDEWVSWWHDMGKPELKSPRAAFLGFCKKRHERKPLR